In Deinococcus aquiradiocola, one genomic interval encodes:
- the metK gene encoding methionine adenosyltransferase codes for MPKSDTLKYYTSESVSEGHPDKLADFISDSILDEFLRQEPKARVAVETLLTTGMAVVAGEVTAATAHVDVQRVVREAVKTVGYTRAHYGFDAEYSAVLVALHEQSPDIAGGVNYSEEWRDMSSEQRQDPRNAESMTGAGDQGLMFGYATDETPELMPLPISLAHRITRRLAELRKDGTLPYLRPDAKAQVTVVRDGEIGAERDLWVDTVVISTQHDEHTEQSTIRADLERLVIRHVIPAEFLRPDTKLFINPSGKFVIGGPHGDTGLTGRKIIVDTYGGAVPHGGGAFSGKDPTKVDRSAAYYARYIAKNLVAAGLARRALVEVAYAIGRASPVSLRVESYGTGQLSDQQLATLVEGAFDARPQAIIRQLDLLRPIYAATAAYGHFGREEFPWEATDRADALRDAAAQTAPAR; via the coding sequence ATGCCGAAGTCAGACACCCTGAAGTACTACACCTCCGAGTCCGTCAGTGAGGGCCACCCCGACAAGCTCGCGGATTTCATCTCGGACAGCATTCTGGACGAGTTCCTGCGGCAGGAGCCGAAGGCGCGCGTGGCCGTCGAGACGCTCCTCACGACCGGTATGGCCGTCGTGGCGGGTGAGGTGACGGCCGCGACCGCGCACGTCGACGTGCAGCGCGTGGTGCGCGAGGCCGTCAAGACGGTCGGGTACACGCGCGCGCACTACGGTTTCGACGCCGAGTACAGCGCCGTGCTCGTCGCGCTGCACGAGCAGTCGCCGGACATCGCGGGCGGCGTGAACTACTCCGAGGAGTGGCGCGACATGAGCAGCGAACAGCGCCAGGACCCCCGCAACGCCGAGTCCATGACGGGCGCGGGCGACCAGGGCCTGATGTTCGGGTACGCGACCGACGAGACGCCCGAACTGATGCCGCTGCCCATCTCGCTCGCGCACCGCATCACGCGCCGCCTCGCGGAACTCCGTAAGGACGGCACGCTGCCGTACCTGCGGCCCGACGCGAAAGCGCAGGTGACGGTCGTGCGCGACGGCGAGATCGGCGCGGAACGCGACCTGTGGGTCGACACGGTCGTCATCTCCACCCAGCACGACGAGCACACCGAGCAGTCCACCATCCGGGCGGACCTGGAGCGGCTCGTGATCCGGCACGTCATCCCGGCCGAGTTCCTGCGCCCGGACACGAAATTGTTCATCAACCCCAGCGGGAAGTTCGTGATCGGCGGGCCGCACGGCGACACGGGCCTCACGGGCCGCAAGATCATCGTGGACACGTACGGCGGCGCGGTCCCGCACGGCGGCGGCGCGTTCTCCGGCAAGGACCCGACCAAGGTGGACCGTTCCGCCGCGTACTACGCGCGCTACATCGCCAAGAACCTCGTCGCGGCGGGCCTCGCGCGCCGCGCGCTGGTGGAGGTCGCGTACGCCATCGGGCGCGCGTCCCCGGTGTCGCTGCGCGTGGAGAGTTACGGCACGGGCCAGCTGAGCGACCAGCAGCTCGCGACGCTGGTGGAGGGCGCCTTCGACGCGCGCCCGCAGGCGATCATCCGGCAGCTGGACCTGCTGCGCCCCATCTACGCCGCGACCGCCGCGTACGGGCACTTCGGACGCGAGGAATTCCCGTGGGAGGCGACCGACCGCGCGGACGCCCTGCGGGACGCGGCCGCCCAGACAGCCCCCGCCCGCTGA
- a CDS encoding RidA family protein yields MKEAVSTPNAPAAIGPYSQATVSGNMVYTSGQIPLRPDGSLLDGDVTAQAHQVLENLRALLEAAGSGLDRVLKTTVFLKDMEDFAAMNAVYAEYFSEPFPARSTVQVAKLPRDVRVEIEAVAERH; encoded by the coding sequence ATGAAAGAAGCCGTCAGCACCCCGAACGCCCCCGCCGCCATCGGCCCGTACAGTCAGGCCACCGTGTCCGGCAACATGGTGTACACCAGCGGTCAGATTCCGCTGCGCCCGGACGGGTCGCTGCTGGACGGCGACGTGACCGCGCAGGCGCATCAGGTGCTCGAGAACCTCAGGGCGCTGCTGGAGGCGGCCGGGTCGGGCCTGGACCGCGTTCTGAAGACCACCGTGTTCCTGAAGGACATGGAGGACTTCGCTGCGATGAACGCCGTGTACGCCGAGTACTTCAGCGAGCCGTTCCCGGCGCGCAGCACCGTGCAGGTCGCGAAGCTCCCGCGTGACGTGCGCGTGGAGATCGAAGCGGTCGCCGAACGGCACTGA
- a CDS encoding YkvA family protein, whose protein sequence is MTRNLTRPLLTRLVPARLRHVWRDALSLLLALADRRTPASARLIGLAALLYTVSPVDLLPDSIPLVGYGDDLLVVPALLAFATRFLPADVLGHARTRADTFAAHRRWLVPAILGAALLLSVLLAVLLVRGAAGLLQN, encoded by the coding sequence ATGACCCGCAACCTCACCCGCCCGCTCCTCACCCGCCTCGTTCCCGCCCGCCTGCGCCACGTGTGGCGCGACGCGCTCAGCCTGCTGCTCGCCCTCGCGGACCGCCGCACGCCCGCCAGCGCCCGCCTCATCGGTCTGGCCGCCCTGCTGTACACCGTCTCGCCCGTCGACCTGCTCCCCGACTCCATCCCGCTCGTCGGGTACGGCGACGACCTGCTCGTCGTGCCCGCCCTGCTCGCCTTCGCCACGCGCTTCCTGCCCGCCGACGTGCTCGGGCACGCCCGCACGCGCGCCGACACCTTCGCCGCCCACCGCCGCTGGCTGGTGCCCGCCATCCTCGGCGCGGCCCTCCTGCTCAGCGTGCTGCTGGCCGTCCTGCTCGTGCGCGGCGCCGCCGGTCTCCTGCAGAACTGA
- a CDS encoding sensor histidine kinase, which yields MTLHLPTWMHSLRFRLAVMYTLLALALVTLVGAVMTVQLLHDLDGQFQARLSERADRLAEGFNSPSAGLGQTQVAPAGSYSMVVDAAGHVLFATAGLREYEKAPFPFPGLTEVRLDDTPVKVATRPLKAGGFIWVGLSEDVIMQARQSALRVLTFAVIGTPLLTLLLAWLAGRRALRGLGQAAMLAGRINPSTSVAALPLPRRQDEVYELLSAINLLLSRIETQQSREKQLLGQIVHELGAPLTVLRASLAQAASLGTDPDVRRAALVADELTFTTQDLMQLARGQLELKLAYHYIPARQLRERLDRLVPGTTFTGDWGAFVLCDPDRLTQALRNLLANGRRAAGKDGDVTLDLHETPEAVRFVARDSGAGLPPELGERIFDPFVSGSGSSGLGLSVSRQIARMHGGDLTGGNWRHPDGELGGAEFILGLPGLDLTDDDASEDPDETDLSDADLGAPRTTDPTTPIRPGGQATPPAPGGPPPTPTGR from the coding sequence ATGACCCTGCACCTCCCCACCTGGATGCACAGCCTGCGTTTCCGGCTGGCCGTGATGTACACCCTGCTCGCCCTGGCGCTCGTCACGCTCGTCGGGGCCGTCATGACGGTGCAGCTCCTGCACGACCTCGACGGGCAGTTCCAGGCGCGACTCTCGGAACGCGCCGACCGGCTTGCGGAGGGCTTCAACAGCCCCTCGGCGGGCCTCGGACAGACGCAGGTCGCCCCGGCCGGGAGCTACAGCATGGTGGTGGACGCCGCGGGCCACGTGCTGTTCGCCACGGCCGGCCTGCGCGAGTACGAGAAGGCCCCCTTCCCCTTCCCCGGCCTGACCGAGGTGCGCCTGGACGACACGCCCGTCAAGGTCGCCACGCGGCCCCTCAAGGCGGGCGGGTTCATCTGGGTGGGCCTGTCCGAGGACGTGATCATGCAGGCCCGCCAGAGCGCCCTGCGCGTCCTGACGTTCGCCGTGATCGGCACGCCGCTCCTCACGCTGCTCCTCGCGTGGCTCGCCGGACGCCGCGCCCTGCGGGGCCTCGGGCAGGCCGCGATGCTCGCCGGACGCATCAACCCCAGCACCAGCGTGGCCGCCCTGCCCCTCCCGCGCCGTCAGGACGAGGTGTACGAACTGCTGAGCGCCATCAACCTGCTGCTGTCACGCATCGAGACGCAGCAGTCCCGCGAGAAGCAGCTGCTCGGGCAGATCGTGCACGAACTCGGCGCGCCGCTCACGGTGCTGCGCGCGTCGCTCGCGCAGGCCGCGTCGCTCGGCACGGACCCCGACGTGCGCCGCGCCGCGCTCGTCGCGGACGAACTCACCTTCACCACGCAGGACCTCATGCAGCTCGCGCGCGGCCAGCTGGAACTGAAGCTCGCGTACCACTACATTCCCGCCCGGCAGCTCCGCGAGCGCCTGGACCGCCTCGTGCCCGGCACGACCTTCACGGGCGACTGGGGCGCCTTCGTGCTGTGCGACCCGGACCGCCTCACGCAGGCCCTCCGGAACCTGCTCGCCAACGGCAGGCGCGCCGCCGGAAAGGACGGCGACGTGACCCTCGACCTGCACGAGACGCCCGAAGCGGTACGCTTCGTCGCACGCGACAGCGGCGCCGGACTCCCGCCCGAACTGGGCGAACGCATCTTCGACCCCTTCGTGAGCGGCTCGGGCAGCAGCGGCCTGGGCCTGAGCGTCAGTCGCCAGATCGCCCGCATGCACGGCGGCGACCTGACCGGAGGCAACTGGCGACACCCGGACGGCGAACTGGGCGGCGCGGAATTCATTCTCGGCCTGCCCGGCCTGGATCTCACGGACGACGACGCCAGCGAAGACCCAGACGAGACCGACCTCAGTGACGCCGACCTCGGCGCCCCCCGCACCACCGATCCCACCACGCCCATCCGGCCGGGAGGGCAGGCGACCCCGCCCGCCCCTGGCGGCCCACCCCCCACCCCCACCGGAAGGTAA
- a CDS encoding response regulator transcription factor — MLAQLLIVEDDPHLGPLLRDYLSADYQTFHAGTIKEAQAWLGTHSAQLILLDLNLPDGDGLDLVQSLRQYSSTPVLVLSARSGVQERVAGLNAGADDYLTKPFAMPELDARIGALLRRTASGTGVNLGNTSLSSSSLTLTVGSENATLTEHEARILELMMRTPERVFSRADIESHLYGWETPNSNSVEVRISQLRKKLEGVGSDLRIRTIRNVGYVLQV; from the coding sequence ATGCTCGCCCAACTGCTGATTGTCGAAGACGACCCCCACCTCGGCCCGCTGCTGCGCGACTACCTCAGCGCCGACTACCAGACCTTCCACGCCGGCACCATCAAGGAAGCGCAGGCGTGGCTCGGCACGCACAGCGCCCAGCTCATCCTGCTGGACCTGAACCTGCCGGACGGCGACGGCCTGGACCTCGTGCAGAGCCTCCGGCAGTACAGCAGCACCCCCGTCCTCGTGCTCAGCGCCCGCAGCGGCGTGCAGGAACGCGTGGCGGGCCTCAACGCGGGCGCCGACGACTACCTCACCAAACCCTTCGCGATGCCGGAACTCGACGCGCGCATCGGCGCGCTGCTGCGCCGCACCGCGTCCGGCACCGGCGTCAACCTCGGCAACACCAGCCTCAGCAGCAGCAGCCTCACCCTGACGGTCGGCAGCGAGAACGCCACCCTCACCGAACACGAGGCCCGCATCCTGGAACTCATGATGCGCACGCCCGAACGCGTCTTCTCGCGCGCCGACATCGAATCTCACCTGTACGGCTGGGAAACCCCCAACTCCAACAGCGTTGAGGTCCGCATCTCGCAGCTGCGCAAGAAGCTGGAGGGCGTCGGGTCGGACCTCCGGATCCGCACCATCCGCAACGTCGGCTATGTCCTGCAGGTCTGA